The Cyclobacteriaceae bacterium DNA segment TTGGAGTCAGATTCAATAGTGATCATTAGAAATCATGACAAAGAAAATAGGATTGATATTTGCGTTGATACACCTGATCATTACAATTGTATCCGTAGCCTACTTTCTTTCTGTAACTTTCAATTTTCCTTTACCCTGTTTAAAATTTGTTAATAAAGACGAAAGCAGATTACTGCTTGATTTCGGGTTTTTTCTCACTTTGACTGCAGCAACCACATGGTCTGCCTATCGGGCTGATCAGCGAGTTCAGAAGCTCTTTATTTTACTTTCAACAGCTGTTTTGATTCTATACATTCTGAACTAAAGATCTACAGTTAACCCAATCGGGCAGTGATCTGATCCGAAATACTCATTATAGATGGCAGTGCTTTTCACGTTTTCAAGCAAAGATGTACTGGTAAGAAAATAGTCGATACGCCAGCCTACATTGCGGGCACGCGCATTAAACATGTAATTCCAATATGTGTACTTTACTTCTTCTGGATTAAAATGACGGAAGGTATCGACAAAGCCGGCATCCAATAGCTTTTGAAATCCATCAATCTCTATCTGTGTATAACCTGCCGACTTGTTGTAATTCTCTTTTGCCCGTGCAATATCAATTTCCTGATGAGCCACATTCAAGTCACCACAAATGATTACAGGCTTTCTTCGGTTCAAACCGGTAACAAAATTCCGGAATACTTCATCCCACTTGGCGCGGTACTCCAATCGCTTTAATCCTTCGCCTGCATTGGGCGTATACACAGTAACGAGAAAGAAATTGTCAAACTCTGCTGTTACTACGCGTCCCTCCTGATCGTGCTCTTCAATGGCCATGTCGTAGGTTACGGAAATGGGTTCAGTCTTGGTTAAAATGGCTGTACCTGAATAGCCCTGACGCGCCTTTGAAGCATTCACATAGCTCTTATATTCAGGCATCAACTCCATCACATTCTTCACATCTTCAACCGTTGCCTTTGTTTCCTGCAGGCACAGCATATCGGGTGCCATGGCCTTTACATCTTTCAGAAAATCCTTTTTGATAATCGATCGGATGCCATTCACATTCCAGCAAACAAGATTCAGAACCGCCATGCTTTGAGTAGTAAATTTTTAAGGCCTGCAAGAAATAAAAAACCCACTCCGATCGCAACCGAAGTGGGTTTGAATTTTACTTTTTCTTCTCCGGAGGCGTTGGATCCGGATCAGCAGGGGGAGTGACTTTTGCTGGCTGCTCGGTTTGCTGACCTAAATAAGTTGGCAAGTCGAGTCCGGCCATTTTAAACACCTCATGCAATGGCGGCACCGATTGATACAACCCCGATATAAAGTTTGCCGTAGAAGTTTTACCATCTTTCGATTGACCGCCTTCCCATACAGTAACTTTATCAATCTGAATATTTTTGATAGCCTCTGTTTGCAAGCGTACCAATTCCGGAAGTTTATCCGCGATGATGAGCATGGCCGCATCTTTTGAATTGTTTCCGGCTGCACTTACAATCTGTTTCAAACCATCGGCTTGCTTGGTTAGTATTTCAAAAATACCCTTGGCCTCTGCCTGTTGCTTCAAAAAGATAGCATCAGCCTCACCTTTTGCACGCTCACGAATTTTTTCAGCTTCTGCCTGCGCTTCAATAATGGCCTTTTGCTTCTGAATTTCGGCAGCCACCACAATGTTTGCATTTTGTGAAGCGCGTTCTCGTTCTGCACGTGCCTTTTCCGCCAGTTGTTCCGCTACGTAAGCTTCTTCGAGGGCTTTCGCAGATTGAACTTTTTCAGCTGCAATAGCCTTACGTAACGCTTCTGCTTCACGCTCCCTCCTTTCGGAATCGGAATTGGCAATGGCAATCTTCGACTGGTTTTCACCTTGTACAGCAACCGCATTTGCTTCGGCTGACTTAACACGGGTATCCCGTTCTGCTTCTACCTTACCGATCGATTCATCGCGTTTCGCACCGGCAATCAATACCTCCTTATCCTTAACCGTTACCGCTACTTGCGTATCGCGGTCGCGAATCATTTCAGCTACTTTGATGTCGCGCTCTTTCTCAGCTTCGGTTTTACCAATATCACCAAGTCGTTCCTGATCAGCCACGCGAATTTTTGCTTCATTAATCGCCTTTGCAGCGGCTTCTTTACCCAACGCTTCGATATACCCGCTCTCATCACGGATATCAGTGAAGTTTACGTTGATCAGTTTTAAACCGATCTTTTTCAATTCCGCCTCCACGTTGTGCGATACGTTGCTTAGAAACTGTTCGCGGTTGGTATTGATTTCTTCAATATCCATCATGGCCACCACCAAACGCATCTGACCAACAATGATATCATGCGCAAGTGCATGGATATCCTGACGTTGCAAACCGAGCAAACGCTCAGCGGCATTCTCCATGATTCCCGTCTCAGTAGAAATACCCACGGTAAAACGTGAAGGCACATCCACCCGGATGTTCTGCTTACTCAGGGCATTGGTTAGGTTAACTTCAATGGAAATTGGTGTAAGGTCCATGAAAGCGTAATCCTGAAAAACCGGCCAGATGAAGGAAGCACCTCCGTGAATACACCGGGCAGAACCACCACCAACCTTACCATACACAACTAAAATCCGATCGGAAGGACAACGTTTGTAACGTCTGAAAAACGTGACAAGCACCACGAAGACAAACAATACGGCCAGCGTAGCAATGGGCAGAATAAAAACATTCATTTATATGGAAATTTATTTAGCAGTTACAACCAATATAGAATCATTAAGAACTTGCTTGACCGTAATGATTTTTCCGGTAGGAATATCCTGGTCATCATCTGTCATGGCATCAAGTGTACGCAAGGAGTTCTGAATTTTAATCTGAACCTTGCCAATGCCTCCTCTTTTGCTTTTGATAGTCATGTAAACTTCACCCACTCCACCCAACGCGTTTTTCATTTTCAATGTACCGTCTGCATTGGCTTTGCCTAGAAAATAAAATATAGATGCCATCACCGTCATCATAATCAGGCCAGCAACCAGGGCAATAATCAAGGAAGTAGTTTCCGATAAACCCGAATCGATACACGCGATGCCTGTCCAACCAAAGATGGAAAAGAAAGCGACCAGGTTTTTTAACGTAAAGAACTGGAAGGCAATTCCGGTGTCAGCCTCTACCTCAGCATCCGGAGTATCATCCGGTACATCGCCTCCCATAAACGAGAGTACAAGCTGTAACAAGAAAAATAAGGTAAAAGGGATGGCCAGCGCCCAGTAAATTTTTAACGAGAGGTTAAGCCCCTCCCACCAGGTGGTGAAATCGTTCATAGTGGTTAATCTGCTTTTAAAGTAATTTGAAATTTTATCAAATACAACTCAGAATGGTAACCCGCCAAAACAAAAAACCCTCGCCAACGGCAAGGGTTTATAATGTCTTTCACCAGAAAAGAAAGATTAAGCCTTCTTAGCCTTAAATTCTTCCTTGATTTTTTCGATATCCACGTTCTTGATAACCGGCTTGGCATTCTGGTTTTTCAGCGATTGACGCCTTACCGCTGCCTTCGATTTATCTTTACGGTTCTTTCTTTTTAAACGGGTAACTGCCATGACTTTTAGTGTTAAAAGGAGCGCAAAAATAAGGGTTTCCGGCAGATGGGCAAAAGCCCACCTGAAATATTATGATTTTGGGTGCAAAATTACCCCTGTTTTCCCTAGCTATCGGCAATCGTATTAGCTTTGCCCTCGTATGGAAAAACCTTCATTACCAAAAGGAACGCGCGATTTTGGCCCCCAAACCATGGCCAGGCGTAACTTCATTCTTCAATCCATCCGTTCCGTTTTTCAAAAGTTCGGATTCCAGCCCCTGGAAACCCCAGCCATGGAAAACCTGTCAACTTTAACGGGGAAGTATGGGGATGAGGGGGATCAGCTATTATTTCGAGTTCTTGATAGCGGAGAATTCTTCGCTGACTCCTCTGTGGTTGTAGCTAAGGCTAGCCATTATCTAATTCAATCTCTGAAACATCTAGTTTACGAGTTCTTCGCTATCCCAAATGAAGAAAGATACAAGTTTGTTGAATACCCTCAAAAAGAAGAACTGACTAACCCTGAAATTCTTCGCAAGTGGTTACAGAAATACTACCATACCAATATTCTTAAGGGTAGGATGGTGGAAAGTCTCTATTATAATTTTGATTTTTTAATTAATTCACATCTAGCCTATGAAAATTTTCTTCGTCAAATAGCAGAATTCATATCGAAATTTTTAAAAGATCATTCTAGTAACTTAGAAAATCGATCAAAAGAGGAAATTGATCATATTTTAAATTACTACTTAATCGAAAACTACAACTTACTATATTCAATTATTGGGGCTACTGTTAATGCTAAATTAATAAGAAACCAAGTATCCGAGAAAGGCCTTCGCTATGACCTCACCGTTCCTTTCGCGCGCTATGTGGTGATGAACCGGCATGAGATAACATTGCCCTTTAAACGCTACCAGATACAACCGGTATGGCGTGCCGACCGGCCACAAAAAGGAAGGTACCGTGAATTTTACCAATGCGATGCTGATGTGGTGGGCACTGATTCGCTTATCTGTGAGGCGGAAATTATTCTGATGATCACGGAGGTGATGGCGCTGCTGCGGATTGAAGATTATATCATCAAAATAAATCACCGGGGTGTACTCAATGGCATTGCCGAAACCATGAACGCCACCGGAAAAGAAACCGATTTGTTTGTTGCCATTGATAAGCTTGAAAAAATCGGAGAGGAAAATGTCAGGAAGGAATTATCGGAAAAAGGATTTACGACACAACAACAGGATAAACTTTTCGAACTACTGAAAACTTCCGGAAGTCCGGAGCAGAAACTGAATACACTTTTAAACGCTTTTGACAATTCAGCCTCCGGCCAAAAAGGTATTGATGATCTAAAAACAGTTTTTGATCTGTTAGGTCATTATCAATCGTCATCCGATCATGTAGATTTTGATGTAGCCCTTGCGCGCGGCCTCAGTTATTATACTGGTTGCATCTTCGAAGTAAAAATCAATAACGTGGCCATTGGCAGCGTAAGCGGGGGCGGAAGGTATGATAACCTTACTCAAGCATTCGGTTCAAAAGAAAGGCTATCGGGTGTGGGTATTTCGTTTGGCATTGATCGCATTTACGATGCGATGGATGAACTCAGCCTGTTTCCGGAAGAAGCCACGGCCTCATCAAAAGTGTTGATCTGTCATTTTGATGACGCCACATTACAACGTGGACTTGCACTGCTTACTGCCCTGCGTCAAAAAGGCATTTCCAGTGAGATCTATCCGGAAGTTTCTAAATTGAAAAAGCAACTGGATTATGCCAATAAGAAAAGCATACCGTTTACCATTGTTATTGGCGAAGAAGAATTGAAAACAGGAGCATTTGCTGTCAAGAACATGACTACAGGTGAGCAGCAAAAATGGAGTACGGAACAAATCATTCAACACTTATCCTAACCAGCGTGAAACTCAAGCACTCCATTTCTACCGCTAAACTTACGTTGTCCGATCTTGATAAGATTGCCTTTCAACCATTAACGCTTGAGCTATCGGATGAGGCACAGCAAAAAATTATTCGTTGCCGCGAATACCTGGACGAAAAAATCAAGAGTACATCACAACCCATATACGGCATCAACACGGGTTTTGGTTCGTTGTATAACACCTACATCGCTCCCGATCAGCTTGAAAAGCTGCAGGAAAATTTAGTGAAGTCGCATGCATGTGGTGCTGGTCCTGAAGTGCCTGAAGAGATCGTGCGCCTGATGTTGTTCCTCAAAGTGCAGTCTCTTTCTTATGGTCATTCTGGTGTTCAGTTGCAAACCGTTCAACGCCTGACTGATTATTTCAATCATAACATTTTTCCGGTAATCTATGAGATGGGCTCACTTGGTGCTTCGGGTGATTTGGCTCCACTCGCCCATTTGGCGCTTACCTTGATTGACGATGGTGAAGTAACGGTAAACGGTGAACGGAAATCCGGAAAGCAAATTAACCGGCAGATGAATTGGCAACCGATTCATTTCAAGGCAAAAGAAGGATTGGCGTTACTGAACGGCACACAGTTTATGAGTGCGTACGGAGTGTGGTGCCTGCTTCATGCCAAACGATTACTCAAACTTAGCAACCTGATCAGCGCTCTGTCGCTGGATGCTTTTGACGGACGCATCGAACCGTTTTTTCCACAGGTTCACAACATCCGGCCCCAACAGGGTCAGGGTGAAGTGGCGAAAGAGATTTATAACCTGTTGCAGGGAAGTGAACTGATCGTGCAACCAAAAAAACACGTTCAGGATCCATACTCCTTCCGGTGTATTCCGCAGGTACATGGCGCCAGTCTGGATGCGCTAAACCATGTTGCAGAAATCATCCTGACTGAAGTAAACAGCGTAACCGATAATCCGCTGATTTTCCCGGAAGAAGATTTGATCATTTCCGGGGGCAATTTTCATGGTCAGCCATTAGCACTTTCGCTTGATCATCTGGCCATTGCCGTTGCTGAATTGGGCAGTATTTCCGAACGCAGAACCTATCAACTCATTTCAGGATCACGTAACCTGCCCAATTACCTGGTGGCCAATCCCGGTATTAACTCGGGCATGATGATTCCACAATATACCGCAGCCTCATTGGTTAGTCAGAACAAACAGCTTTGCACTCCTGCCTCAGTTGATTCCATCGTTTCTTCCAACGGACAGGAAGACCATGTGAGTATGGGCGCAAATGCGGCAACCAAAGCGTACCGGGTAGTAAATAACGTATATGCCATTCTGGCTATTGAATTACTAACCGCAACACAAGCCATTCATTTCCGGAGGCCATTGAAAACTTCACCCGTACTGGAAGAATTTATACATACTTTCCGTGATCATATTCCGTTTGTAGAAGAAGATCGTGTGCTGCATCACGATATGGTTAATGCTGAGAAGTTTATTCGCGATTATCCGATAGCATGATGGTAAGGTTGCTGCTTGGCGCATTTCTTATTTTTCCGTTGTTCCTTCAGGCGCAGTATGTGAGCCAACTTGGAAGGTTTCAGGTGGACGAGCGAAAAGGTTGCGCACCATTAACTGTTACCATTCTCGACACCAACCTCGCAACCACCAATGAATGTACGCCTGGCCAGCCTTGTGATATGAATTGGGGCGATGGGACGGCACAACAGAATTCTTTTGTGCACACCTATACGCAACCGGGCACATATACCTTAAGCATTCTATACCAAAGTATTGGTGCGGATCAAATTCAAATTGTAGTTACAGACAACAAACCACCTGCTTTTGAAATCGTTTCATGCAGCGGAAATGAAGTGGAGGTTCGCGTAACCGATACCAATTACGATGGCTATATTATTAACTTCAATGATGGTAGTCCGGAAACACTGGTACCCAAAGGCGTATCCGCCATTGCAAATCACACGTATGCAACTTCCGGCAACAAAACCATATCGGTGCGCGGCAAGGATGTAAATGCCGATGATAACTGCGGTTCCAACACTCAACCGTTTACCGCACTGGCTGCATTACCGGCTCCTTTCATTGATGAATTACGCGTTACCAGTACCGACCGCATTGATCTGAACTTTACAAGCGCACCAAACATTCAATACCGGCTTGAAATTGCCACTAACAGCAACGCCACATTTCAACTGGCGCAAACCGTAATCAACACATCATCGGTTTCTGTCCCCAACTTACGTCCCGATGATAACTACTATTGCTTCCGGTTAGGCGCATACGATCCGTGTAACAACACAACCAATTATTCCAACATTATTTGCAGCGCTAATTTTGATGCGACCGCACAAAACAATCAGAACCAATTAAACTGGATCACCAACACCACCGGAATTACCAACTATACCGTTGAACGGGATGGCTCTCTGCTTACAACCACAGGGTCAACATCGCATATTGATAATCTTGTTGTTTGCAAAACAGCTTATTGTTATCAGCTCATATCAAACTATGCGAATGGCAGCCAAAGCATTTCGTTGGAAAAATGCGTAACAGCGTTTTCTTCCGACATTCCCTCACCCATCACCAATGCAACAGCCGTTGTAACACAAAGTGGTGTGGATATAACCTGGCAACAAGATCCAGCCTTTCAAACAAATAATTATCGAATTTTACGGAAGCCGGATGGAGAAAATTTTGGATTGATTGGACAAACCGCAACTACCCAATTCATCGATAACGAGTACGCCACCGAGAATGGTTTTTGCTACCAAATAAACTACACCGATGTGTGTGACAATACAGCACCTGCGGGAGCTGAGATTTGTCCGATTCGATTGACCGGAAACCTCACAGCTGAAAATTTCTCTTCACTCACATGGAGCGCGTACACTGGCTGGGCAACTGGCGTTGATGAATATCGAATTGAAAAGTATGACGGACAAGGCGCGTTAATTCAAAGCTTTACGGTTAATGCCAGCGAAACCAGTTTTATTGATACAGACATAGATCCTTTCAATCAGGAAAACCGGTACATCATAAAAGCAGCTGCGAATGAAGCCGGACTGGGTGAAGCGGTCTCCAATGAAATCATCCTGATCAAGGAACCAAAATTATTTTACCCGACAGCCTTCACCCCGGATGGACAGGGACCTGTCGCCAACGAAACCTTTGTAGTTTTTGGGCAATACATCGCATCGTTTGAGATGCGCATCTTTAACCGTTGGGGCGAGTTGTTGTTTGTTACTACCGATCGCGACAATGGATGGGACGGAACGTTTAGAGGTAAAGAACAACCCGAAGGCACGTACGTATTCACCGCTGACCTCATTGATCTTGCTGGCCGATCATTTAATCGCACCGGATCTGTAGTGCTGCTTCGTAAGAAGTAGTATTAGTCGTAGATTGCACCCTGCTAAAACACCAAAACTGTTGCGCTATGTTTGACATGATGAAGATGATGGGCAAAATGAAAGAAGTTCAGGCCCGCATGAAAGAAGCCCAGGATAACCTGGAAAAACTAACCGCCCACGGAGAATCAGGAGGTGGCATGGTTAAAGTAACGGTTAACGGAAAACGCAAATTGCTCGCGGTGGATATTGATCCTACCTTACTCAAAGCCGAAGATAAAATCATAGTTCAAGACCTGATTGTTGCTGCTGTGAATAAAGCTGCTGAAGAAGCAGAAGTAATGGCAAAAGAAGAATTGCGCAAAAGTACCGAAGGGTTGTTGCCCAATATTCCGGGCATGGACTTGAGTGGCATGATGGGCTAATTTTTTTTCACTTGGTTAACCATCAAACTTGAGCAAGACGGCTGTTGTTATATTGAACTATAATGGTGAAAAACTACTGCAACAGTTTTTGCCAGGCGTAATCACCCACACGAAACAGGCACGGATTATTGTTGCCGATAACGGCTCAACGGACAAATCAATCGAGCTGATTAAAAATCAGTTTCCATCCGTTGAAATCATTCAGTTGGATGCCAACTATGGTTTTTGCGGAGGATACAACAAAGCGCTCAAACTGGTAAACAGCGAGTACTATGTGCTGCTGAATTCTGATGTTGATGTAACAGACAACTGGCTTGCGCCCATGATGCAGTTGCTGGATGAAAACCCATCGATAGTAGCTGTACAACCCAAAATATTAACCTATCACCAGAAAGATCAGTTTGAATATGCCGGGGCCGGTGGCGGCTTTATCGATTCATGGGGATATCCCTTTTGCCGGGGCCGCATGTTCAACTATACCGAAAAAGACACCGGCCAATACAACGATACACGCGAAGTGTTCTGGGCTAGCGGAGCATGCTTGTTCATTCGCTCAGAAGTATATCACCACCTTGGCGGGCTAGATGAGACATTTTTTGCGCACATGGAAGAAATCGATTTGTGTTGGAAGATTCACCGCATGGGCAAGCAAGTATATTATTGCGGATCAAGCACGGTATTTCATGTTGGTGCAGGCACGCTACCTCGAAACAATCCACGAAAAACCTATTATAATTTTCGCAACGGGCTAAGCCTCATATACAAACATCTTCCTGGTAATCAGCTTTGGTATAAATTACCCATCCGAATACTACTCGATTTTATAGCCGCACTAAAGTTTATACTGGAAGGGCATCATCAAGATGGAAAGGCTGTATACAGGGCAATTCGGGACTTTCTCAACAACAAAAAGGATTTACGAATAGAAAGACAATCTCTCCTCAAGCAATTTTCTCCGTCACTAAGCCAGGTTTATCA contains these protein-coding regions:
- a CDS encoding gliding motility-associated C-terminal domain-containing protein, producing MMVRLLLGAFLIFPLFLQAQYVSQLGRFQVDERKGCAPLTVTILDTNLATTNECTPGQPCDMNWGDGTAQQNSFVHTYTQPGTYTLSILYQSIGADQIQIVVTDNKPPAFEIVSCSGNEVEVRVTDTNYDGYIINFNDGSPETLVPKGVSAIANHTYATSGNKTISVRGKDVNADDNCGSNTQPFTALAALPAPFIDELRVTSTDRIDLNFTSAPNIQYRLEIATNSNATFQLAQTVINTSSVSVPNLRPDDNYYCFRLGAYDPCNNTTNYSNIICSANFDATAQNNQNQLNWITNTTGITNYTVERDGSLLTTTGSTSHIDNLVVCKTAYCYQLISNYANGSQSISLEKCVTAFSSDIPSPITNATAVVTQSGVDITWQQDPAFQTNNYRILRKPDGENFGLIGQTATTQFIDNEYATENGFCYQINYTDVCDNTAPAGAEICPIRLTGNLTAENFSSLTWSAYTGWATGVDEYRIEKYDGQGALIQSFTVNASETSFIDTDIDPFNQENRYIIKAAANEAGLGEAVSNEIILIKEPKLFYPTAFTPDGQGPVANETFVVFGQYIASFEMRIFNRWGELLFVTTDRDNGWDGTFRGKEQPEGTYVFTADLIDLAGRSFNRTGSVVLLRKK
- a CDS encoding YbaB/EbfC family nucleoid-associated protein, which produces MFDMMKMMGKMKEVQARMKEAQDNLEKLTAHGESGGGMVKVTVNGKRKLLAVDIDPTLLKAEDKIIVQDLIVAAVNKAAEEAEVMAKEELRKSTEGLLPNIPGMDLSGMMG
- the hisS gene encoding histidine--tRNA ligase encodes the protein MEKPSLPKGTRDFGPQTMARRNFILQSIRSVFQKFGFQPLETPAMENLSTLTGKYGDEGDQLLFRVLDSGEFFADSSVVVAKASHYLIQSLKHLVYEFFAIPNEERYKFVEYPQKEELTNPEILRKWLQKYYHTNILKGRMVESLYYNFDFLINSHLAYENFLRQIAEFISKFLKDHSSNLENRSKEEIDHILNYYLIENYNLLYSIIGATVNAKLIRNQVSEKGLRYDLTVPFARYVVMNRHEITLPFKRYQIQPVWRADRPQKGRYREFYQCDADVVGTDSLICEAEIILMITEVMALLRIEDYIIKINHRGVLNGIAETMNATGKETDLFVAIDKLEKIGEENVRKELSEKGFTTQQQDKLFELLKTSGSPEQKLNTLLNAFDNSASGQKGIDDLKTVFDLLGHYQSSSDHVDFDVALARGLSYYTGCIFEVKINNVAIGSVSGGGRYDNLTQAFGSKERLSGVGISFGIDRIYDAMDELSLFPEEATASSKVLICHFDDATLQRGLALLTALRQKGISSEIYPEVSKLKKQLDYANKKSIPFTIVIGEEELKTGAFAVKNMTTGEQQKWSTEQIIQHLS
- a CDS encoding SPFH domain-containing protein, encoding MNVFILPIATLAVLFVFVVLVTFFRRYKRCPSDRILVVYGKVGGGSARCIHGGASFIWPVFQDYAFMDLTPISIEVNLTNALSKQNIRVDVPSRFTVGISTETGIMENAAERLLGLQRQDIHALAHDIIVGQMRLVVAMMDIEEINTNREQFLSNVSHNVEAELKKIGLKLINVNFTDIRDESGYIEALGKEAAAKAINEAKIRVADQERLGDIGKTEAEKERDIKVAEMIRDRDTQVAVTVKDKEVLIAGAKRDESIGKVEAERDTRVKSAEANAVAVQGENQSKIAIANSDSERREREAEALRKAIAAEKVQSAKALEEAYVAEQLAEKARAERERASQNANIVVAAEIQKQKAIIEAQAEAEKIRERAKGEADAIFLKQQAEAKGIFEILTKQADGLKQIVSAAGNNSKDAAMLIIADKLPELVRLQTEAIKNIQIDKVTVWEGGQSKDGKTSTANFISGLYQSVPPLHEVFKMAGLDLPTYLGQQTEQPAKVTPPADPDPTPPEKKK
- a CDS encoding exodeoxyribonuclease III; translation: MAVLNLVCWNVNGIRSIIKKDFLKDVKAMAPDMLCLQETKATVEDVKNVMELMPEYKSYVNASKARQGYSGTAILTKTEPISVTYDMAIEEHDQEGRVVTAEFDNFFLVTVYTPNAGEGLKRLEYRAKWDEVFRNFVTGLNRRKPVIICGDLNVAHQEIDIARAKENYNKSAGYTQIEIDGFQKLLDAGFVDTFRHFNPEEVKYTYWNYMFNARARNVGWRIDYFLTSTSLLENVKSTAIYNEYFGSDHCPIGLTVDL
- a CDS encoding glycosyltransferase family 2 protein, translating into MSKTAVVILNYNGEKLLQQFLPGVITHTKQARIIVADNGSTDKSIELIKNQFPSVEIIQLDANYGFCGGYNKALKLVNSEYYVLLNSDVDVTDNWLAPMMQLLDENPSIVAVQPKILTYHQKDQFEYAGAGGGFIDSWGYPFCRGRMFNYTEKDTGQYNDTREVFWASGACLFIRSEVYHHLGGLDETFFAHMEEIDLCWKIHRMGKQVYYCGSSTVFHVGAGTLPRNNPRKTYYNFRNGLSLIYKHLPGNQLWYKLPIRILLDFIAALKFILEGHHQDGKAVYRAIRDFLNNKKDLRIERQSLLKQFSPSLSQVYQGMVIFDYYLLGRKHISAKKLPPNNPK
- the hutH gene encoding histidine ammonia-lyase, producing the protein MEYGTNHSTLILTSVKLKHSISTAKLTLSDLDKIAFQPLTLELSDEAQQKIIRCREYLDEKIKSTSQPIYGINTGFGSLYNTYIAPDQLEKLQENLVKSHACGAGPEVPEEIVRLMLFLKVQSLSYGHSGVQLQTVQRLTDYFNHNIFPVIYEMGSLGASGDLAPLAHLALTLIDDGEVTVNGERKSGKQINRQMNWQPIHFKAKEGLALLNGTQFMSAYGVWCLLHAKRLLKLSNLISALSLDAFDGRIEPFFPQVHNIRPQQGQGEVAKEIYNLLQGSELIVQPKKHVQDPYSFRCIPQVHGASLDALNHVAEIILTEVNSVTDNPLIFPEEDLIISGGNFHGQPLALSLDHLAIAVAELGSISERRTYQLISGSRNLPNYLVANPGINSGMMIPQYTAASLVSQNKQLCTPASVDSIVSSNGQEDHVSMGANAATKAYRVVNNVYAILAIELLTATQAIHFRRPLKTSPVLEEFIHTFRDHIPFVEEDRVLHHDMVNAEKFIRDYPIA